A single Numenius arquata chromosome 1, bNumArq3.hap1.1, whole genome shotgun sequence DNA region contains:
- the C1H3orf38 gene encoding uncharacterized protein C3orf38 homolog, producing the protein MASLGLNEREQAGCRQLLEFLETQELMALTDTVTNRLVHPENRQEAIHAILVYSQSVEELLKRRKVYREIIFKYLAAQGIPVPPSSEKQLLIDRVKQYWSEQLATRTLESEGRKSHAESHGESQKSSQDAIRDLGEEFCQWFFELLNSQHPLGVKSEERWGPQHFWEDAKMKFCYNTLEKNTEEYIGAEMVSLRLLSLVKEEYLLFNPNLHSSGLKCAMSRHGLVLVGVAGTVHRDNACLGIFEQIFGLISCPVRENTWKIKVVSLKIVGQNALEPGMQVEKPSLRYESNQLQELYDGKELTVFEPQKF; encoded by the exons atgGCGTCGCTGGGGCTGAACGAGCGGGAGCAGGCCGGGTGCCGCCAGCTGCTGGAGTTTCTGGAGACCCAGGAGCTGATGGCGCTGACCGACACCGTCACCAACCGCCTGGTGCATCCGGAGAACCGCCAAG AGGCCATTCATGCCATTTTGGTTTACAGCCAAAGTGTAGAAGAACTTTTGAAACGCAGAAAAGTCTATcgagaaataatttttaagtatttggcAGCACAAGGAATTCCAGTGCCTCCTTCCTCTGAGAAACAACTACTTATTGATCGTGTAAAGCAGTACTGGAGTGAGCAGCTTGCAACACGTACGTTAGAGTCAGAGGGAAGAAAATCACATGCAGAG AGTCATGGAGAGAGTCAAAAGTCATCACAAGATGCCATTCGTGACCTAGGAGAAGAATTCTGTCAATGGTTCTTTGAACTCCTGAACTCACAACATCCCTTGGGAGTAAAATCTGAAGAGAGATGGGGACCACAGCATTTTTGGGAGGATGCTAAAATGAAGTTCTGTTacaacacattagaaaaaaacacGGAAGAATACATTGGTGCAGAAATGGTGAGCCTTCGTCTGCTCTCGTTGGTTAAAGAAGAGTATCTTCTATTCAACCCTAATTTGCATTCTAGTGGACTGAAATGTGCCATGTCTCGACATGGGTTAGTACTTGTAGGAGTAGCTGGCACGGTACATAGAGACAACGCTTGTTTGGGCATCTTTGAACAAATTTTTGGACTCATTAGCTGTCCCGTTAGGGAgaatacatggaaaataaaagttgTGAGTCTTAAAATTGTTGGACAGAATGCTCTGGAGCCTGGGATGCAAGTTGAAAAACCCTCCCTAAGATATGAGTCAAACCAACTGCAAGAGTTGTATGATGGGAAAGAACTGACTGTGTTTGAACCTCAGAAATTCTGA